A window of the Mauremys reevesii isolate NIE-2019 linkage group 26, ASM1616193v1, whole genome shotgun sequence genome harbors these coding sequences:
- the IZUMO4 gene encoding izumo sperm-egg fusion protein 4, translating to MGAARRLLGLWLAAALALGAARGCLQCDPAFAARFAAYRPRLSRKSWGLGDVPAAGRLLRGWAGDTVRGLRLSIPAEIPLDKLHEIAAKVYEKLDILLNGKTYQPGILPQRLQAVFQNQLQLLQRAIIESRLECERHCGIFRYDAVSCMNCNVSRPACFGYNCESSEEWEEALKGLFDYINQIYQQSARWLVALRRIPGFLNCTSTSPAMLNFKRIKASMSETWHNTLMNRKTTGWHKYRIPPATLIDC from the exons aTGGGGGCGGCCCGGCGGCTGCTCGGCCTGTGGCTGGCGGCGGCGCTGGCGCTGGGCGCGGCCCGGGGCTGCCTGCAGTGCGACCCCGCCTTCGCCGCCCGCTTCGCCGCCTACCGGCCCCGCCTCAGCCGCAAGTCCTGGGGGCTCGGGGACGTGCCGGCCGCGGGGCGGCTGCTgcggggctgggccggggacACGGTGCGGGGGCTGCGCCTCAGCATCCCCGCCGAGATCC CTCTGGATAAGCTGCATGAAATTGCAGCCAAAGTGTACGAAAAACTTGACATCCTGTTGAATGGAAAAACGTACCAACCAG GTATTCTCCCTCAACGCCTGCAGGCCGTTTTTCAGAACCAGCTCCAGCTGCTACAGAGAGCTATCATTGAAA GCAGACTGGAGTGTGAACGTCACTGTG GAATCTTTAGATATGACGCTGTCTCCTGCATGAATTGTAATGTCTCCAGACCAGCTTGCTTTGGATACAACTGCGA GTCATCAGAAGAATGGGAAGAAGCCTTGAAAGGCCTTTTTGATTACAT AAACCAAATATACCA GCAATCAGCAAGGTGGCTAGTTGCCTTGAGAAGGATCCCAGGCTTCCT CAATTGCACATCCACCAG CCCAGCAATGCTAAACTTTAAAA GGATAAAGGCCAGCATGTCTGAGACTTGGCACAACACACTTATGAACAGGAAGACTACTGGATGGCACAAATACAGAATCCCCCCCGCCACACTGATAGACTGCTGA